The Flavivirga eckloniae genomic interval AAAAGCATTATCCATCTTAAATTTTGCGCCTAAAGGGTTATTTGGTGTGCCTTTGGCCGATAGTTGTCCTGGAGGAGGAGCTGCTTCTGTTGAATTATTGATTGTATTATCATTAATGGCAGAAAAACCTATATTTGGGTATCTTGCGGAAGTCATCATTTGGTCATCCATAGCCATCTGTGCCGTTTGAGAATTTTTAATAACATTAATGATCGTTTGATCTGTCAATGTCTGAACAAATACTTTACCAGGTGCTGTAGTATGTAAAATACCATTGTCTCCTGAAGGCACTAACTCAAAAGCATCATTGTCTATAAAAATAGTTCCATCAAAAATCACCTTTTCATTTTGATATCCTCTGTATACAACAGGGCTTCCTGAAGTACCTGAATCTTGACTTCCAAAATAGGTAGTATTCGTTACAGGATAGCGCCCTGCTCTAAAATTAACAATAACACCGCCAGAAGAAACTCCAATGTTACGTATTTTATCTCTTGCTCCTTGCAAAGTTTTTAATGGGGAATTTATGTCTCCCGAATTCGAATCGTTTCCAGTTGGCGAAACATATAAGTTTGTTTGTCCGAGCATAAAGTGGGGCAATAAACATACAGATAGTACCAACAAAAATAGGGTCAATGATTGTTTCATAAAGTTAGTTTTTTAGTTAATTTAATTTTTACAAATAGCACGTTTACTTTTTATAGTTTGCTATTTGATTGTTTGTATTGTAGGGATTTAGTAATCATTAAGTTATGATTAAAAAAAGATTCTTAAGTCAGTGAAATCTTTCTTTTTAGATTACATTTTGTTCAAAAAAGAGATATAAGGAGAGTTTTACTTCCGAAAACCCTATTTGTAGGATAATCAGTATTTTATGTGTTTGTTGCGGATATAAAAACCTATCTGGAGCAAAGTGTGAAATTTGAACACTTCTAAAAAGGTTCTGTACAGTTATAGGTGCTTTTAAAAATTTAGCATACAAAAGGCTGTGGACTTACAATAATTGAATTGCAAGTCCACAGCCTTAATTTTTTAATCTATAATATTTAGTTCCTTGTTTACTCCAACAATTCAGGCGTATTAAGAATCAATTCTATTTTTTTAATAATGACAGTAACTTGATTCATTTGTGCTTCTATATTTCTAAAATAGAGGCTAATATCTCTATTAACCCAGCTTTCTGAAATAACTCTGGCACCCAAACTAATTCTTAACACGGCACTTTGAAAATCGTTGCCATATTTTACATTAACGGCCTGTCCGATATGACACTTTTGAGCGGCTAACCTGATGATTTCTATGGAAGCCCCTTCAAACTGATCGGATATATCAGAATTCAACAGCGTATAGAGTTTCTTTACGTTGTCAAGAGATAGCACTTCATTGTTTTTGCGGATAAAGAAAGGGAAAATAGTTCGAATGTTTCTAAGTCCGAATTCTTCACTATTATAGGTGTTAATCTTTGTTTCATTTTCAAAAAGCGGTTCTAAAAAAGTAGAATCTTTTATAGAATCTTCAACAAAATTACAAAACATCTCTATCCCTAAATTCCTGTATAAAATAGGAGTTTTGTAATATCGATCCATTTCGGTTATAGCCGCATTCCAACGCATATGCGAACCATAATTGAATCCACCGGATAAATTTTTAGAACAGAACCATGACACTGGCCAATCGGAATGATTATAATAATAAGTTAAACCTTCTGGTAAAGTATTTTTTGCAGATTGAATTGATTTGCTAACACTTCCTGGTACAATCAATGCTCCAGAATATGGAGGACCTGTAAAATATTTACTTCCAGTTATAGTAACAATATATCCTTTGTTTAAATAATTCTGCAGATCTTTAGGGTCTAACCTAAGTTGCGATCCATCTACAATAATTTGTATCGATAAATCGTCAAGCGTTTTTAGTTTTTGCATCATATCCTCACTAGGTGACTGATAACCTAATTTAGATTGATCCATGACATGTAATACCACATGTTTTCCTAGCTCGTTGGTTTTCGAAATAGCATCAAAAACCTCATCGTCTAATTGAAGTGATGATTTTAATTCACCATTTTCGTCTTTTAGAGGAATTTTAATCAAATCAACATCCCTAAAGCCTTCAATTGCATCCCCTTTTTTTACAGGGTGATCCAAGGCGGTTGTGTTTTCAAAATGACACCCTTTTAGTGCAGCAGGAACACCACTACCTGTTTCATCGGATGCTACTAAAACATGAGTGATTTCTTTATCGGAAACAATTTGGGTAATGGCTGCGATTTGAAGCGCAGAATCTGTACCCGATGGCGAAAAGATTATTTGACACTCATCGTTAATGTTAAGGATTTTTCTAAGACTGTTTTTCAGTGATACCGAAAACTCCGTGGTCGTCTCATTAAACCCTTTTTTTAAGCTATTTTGAATTAATAGCGATCTAGCTTTGTCGGTTTTGTCAAAAGCGAAATTCGACACACTTGTAGCAGTAGATGAAGCAAAAGTAAATGCTTCGGGTCTTGGAAATGGTCTGCAACCGTACTTATTTAACAATTCAAACTCATCGATATTTAATCTAAGATCGCCACCAGACATTAACAAGTATTCGGTTGGTTTTGCCAGATTTTCAAGAATGGGTGCCCAAGAAGCCTTAAATTCGCCGTTTACGTTATTTAATCCATGAAAAGGTCGTAACGCTTCGTATTTCGATAAAGATTCGGTATTTAAATCTTCATTTTTTTTGATAAGATCGATTAAATAATAATCAAGATTTTTTAATTTTTCTTTATCCTTTTTTGGTAATAAATCATAAAATATTTGAGTGACCTTAAGCGCTGCCAGATCACATAAAATAGTATTGGATTTATCTGCGCCTAAAGCTTTATACCAAAGTTGCCATTCAATACCATATCTTAAGTAAATTAAAGCCAATACAGGCTTTTCTAAAAACAACGAGCCTATTTTAATGGCTCGGTTAGGAATAATTTTAAATAGATCAGGTTCGGTATTAGAAGTAATAATATTAATACTGTTTATTTTTGGCGCCGTGTTAAATCGCTTTAAAACTCTAACAAGGTAATTAACGTTTTCCTTTTCAAACAGACTGGTTCTATTATATTGATTCTCAATGATTACATTACTTGTCTTCATAGGGGGTTTTTAATTGTAATTAATCCGAGCTTTCTTTTTCATAAAAGTCGAATAAGTTTTGTCCTTTTTTAATGTGCGTTTTCTAAAAACATGCAAATCTATCAATTATGTTTTATTAAAAACATGATGAATTTCATGATTTAGATTTTACACAAAAGTAACGAACCCGTATTCGCAATCGTATGTTTTGATACAATAGTTATTAAAAGTTTTAAGCCTTAACACGAAGCTTAAAACTTTTATCGATCCGGAGGTGTATTTGACTAATAGAGGATGTTTTATAAAGAATCGATTGTACGTTGAAGCATTTATTTTTTAAAGTATAGTTTTAATAAGTCGCAAATTTATTGTAAATTTTATAGGCATTAATATTGTTAAATTTTTAGAAAAAATAATGGAAAAGAAAAACATCTCTACTGCCTCGAAAGATAGAAAACCATATCTGTCGGAACCCATTTCAGGAAATGGAGAAAGATTTCATGTGGGACATGACCAAGTAGATCCGTTAGCGACACAACCATGGAATGGGTTTGTTCCTGAATGTACATTGGAAAACCATGATGATTGCAAATATTTTCCAGCACAAACGGCTAATATTATTGTAGACGGAGTTTATGATAAAATAAGAATAAAGAGCAATAAATGGATTGAAATGGCTTGCGAAGAGGCGAAAATGTCGATTGAAGAAGAAGGAGGGCCGTTTGGAGCAGTGATTGTTCAGATTGATGATGATACTAATGAGGTGATTCGTTACTGGAGGAACCACAATCAGGTAACCTCAATAGGAGACCCTACGGCACATGCAGAAGTTATGACGATACGTAGTGCTTGTGCTTCTTTAGGAGTTTTTAACTTGGCAAAAATAGAAAAGGAACAAGCCAAATTACCGCAACAAGGAAAAACATCCCATTGTGTTATATTTAGTTCTGCAGAACCCTGCCCGATGTGTTTCTCGGCCGTTTCCTGGGCGAATATAGAGCACCTGTATTTTTCAGCCACACGTTATGATTCTGCAGTACAAGGAGTGGGGTTTTCCGATGAAGCAATTTATAACGAACTTTCTAAACCCTACCATCAAAGAAAAATGAAAGTGTATCAGTGTAGTGCTCCCAACTCACTTGATGCATTTAATACATGGAAAGTGATACCGCACATAGATTATTAACTATAAATTTAAGACAGCCCCTTAGCAGTTATGTAATATCTAATCAATTATTTTTTACCCCTAAGCCAAATGTTTCTATAGCATACTTGCCTAAGTTTAATTTAGTAGGTATTGATGTAGGATGCTCTTCATTAATATTAGTATGCTTGTATGATTCGATATCAAAATAAGAAGATACGTTACTTTTTTAAGGTGAATCTTGGATAAGAGAATTTATGTCGTTGTGTGTCCCAGACTTGTTTCAGAACTATTTTTTTACAGTCACAGTGCTCCCCTCTTTAAATTAAAGCCGAGAAATGAATTTCGATTTTGATAAAAATAGGAAGAAAGAGGAGTTTTATTAAAAATAACAAACAAATATAATCCTCCGAATCCCGATCTCATCGGGATCCACCTCCCTTTTTAAAAGGGAGGAGCACCTTGAATTCTTAAGCAAGATTCACGTTTTTTTAACTCCTAAAGATAAAGTGGAATGATTGAATTAAAGAGCTGCAGTTTAAATAGAAAAGTTTATACAAGTACATAGAAAAGTCATTTAACTATTAAGTCATGTCGTACTTATAAATATTTTGATTTACAAACAGACATTGTATAAATTGAAAACTTGTATAAATAGTGTCAATTGTTTGTTATATCTAAAAAGAACTATTGTATAAGATTAAAAGCTATTAAGAAATAAGAGCTGAATAAAGTTTTATAACAACGGAAAAGATATACCTCATTTTATTTTTAGTATTCGCACTGTTTTTCAAGCAACTTCTTAGCTAAGATAGAAGAAAATAATGTAGAATTTGAAGTAGAACTAATGAAGTCCGTGTTACTTATAACATTCCCGCTGGCGCTTGGCATAATATAGCCAAGGTTAAGGGTTGCGAAATTATAATTGTTGAAAAATCAAATACCCGTGTATCCGATTTTGAATTTTTTCAACTAAGTAAAAAAGGAAGAAATGGAGGTTTTGGTAAAAACGCTTTTTAACCAAAACCAAACTTTTAAATAATGTTTTAGAATGCAATAAACAAATATAGACTTATGATAGAAATTGACTTAAAAGACAAAAGAGTATTAGTAACAGGAGGAAGCCAAGGAATTGGAGCAGACATATGTAGAAAAATGGCCGCATGTGGAGCAGATGTTTTTATTAACTACAATAGAAATGGACAAAAGGCTGAAGAATTAGCACGGGAAATTGAGGCTGCTTATAATGTTAAGACAGGTATTGCAGGAGCAGATGTATCGGATAGTGCTCAAGTTAAAGCTATGTTCTTGAAAATGGACAAGGAACTGGGAGGTATAGATATTTTGGTCAATAACGCAGGTATAGAAAATGTAGTACATGTACTTGATATGGAAGAGGATGTATGGGATAAAATTATGAATGTTAATTTAAAAGGTCCATTTTTATGTTCGAAAGAAGCAGGAAAAAGAATGGAAAAAACAGGAGGAGGAGTTATAATAAACATCTCATCAATTCACGACACCGTTCCTAGAAAAGGTTTAATACACTATTGTTCTGCAAAAGGTGGGCTTAAAATGTTCTCTAAATGTTTATCCTTAGAATTAGCAGAAAGTAACATACGAGTAGTTTCGATCGCTCCGGGAGCAATAACTACCGAAATGAACAGAGAAGAAATTGCCGAATTCGGTAAAGAAAAATTCGAAAACTGGATTCCGCAAGGAAGAATCGGAAATGTTGGTGATGTAGCTCATACCGTTGCGTTTATGGCAAGTGAGTTGGGAGATTACGTTAATGGTACCGATATCTATATAGATGGTGCATATATGAACCATACAATACAGTACGACCCAAGACCAGAGAGAAAAAACAAGTAAATCTAAAATGTCTAAGAAAATAACATTAAAAGGTATTGCATGGGATCACCCAAGAGGGTACGAACCCCTTAGAGCAACGTCTAAAGAATTTACAAAAATATACCCCGAAGTAACCATAAACTGGGATATTCGCTCATTAAAGGAATTTGGTGATATGCCTATTGAAAATTTAATCGATACTTACGATGTAATTACAATAGATCACCCTTATATGGGCCAGGCATATACAAACAAGCTTTTACTGCCATTAAATGAGCAGCTATCAGAAGGTGTTCTAAAAGAGCTAGGAATCCAATCTGTAGGAGCAAGTTTTAAATCGTATAACTACAATGGTGACTTGTATGCCCTGCCTATCGATGCGGCAGCATTGGTTTCGGTATCAAGAGCAGACCTTGTAGCGAAATTAAATTTAGAACTACCAAAAACACGTACAGGGTTGCTTAATTTCTACCAAAAAGTACCTAATGAATATAAAGTTGCATGGGCGTTGTGTCCAACAGATTTATGGTGTGCTTTTTTAACATTATGTGCCCAAGATTCAGGAGGAGATTTTATTAGCGAAGCTGGAGTAGACGAAAGCATAGGAAGTGCTGTTTTAAGAGAATTAAAACATCACCTTAAATTTGCACATCCAGAATCTATAAACTGGAACCCTATTCAGATTTTAGATAGTATGGGAAGCGATAACACAATTATTTATTCACCATATTTATTTGGGTATACCAATTATTCCAGAGCAGGTTACTCAAAAAACATACTATGTTTTGGTAACAGCCCAACAAACCCTAAAACAAAAGTTTCGAGCATACTTGGAGGAGTTGGTTTGGCTGTTTCTTCTAAATGTGAACATCCTGCTTTAGCAGCAGCTTATGTGAGTTACACGGCGAAAGCCGAAACTCAGGAAGGCGTTTATACTAAAAATGGTGGACAACCCGGTAATCTGGTAGCCTGGAAAAGTGAAGACAACAATAAACTATGTAATAACTTCTTTAAAGACACACTTGAAACAATGGAAAATGCGTATGTACGTCCGCAATATCCCGGATGGAACCAGTTTCAAGAACAAGGAGCCGATATATTGCATAATGGTATTGTAAAGGATATTTCATCAGATAAATTAATGAAAGAGTTAAATAAGTTATACCAATCAATTGTTTGACATGAGTAAAAATTACAAGAATATAGAGATAAAGATAGAAAACGGCATTGGCGTTTTAACATTCAACCGACCAGATCAGCTCAATGC includes:
- a CDS encoding nucleoside deaminase, with the translated sequence MEKKNISTASKDRKPYLSEPISGNGERFHVGHDQVDPLATQPWNGFVPECTLENHDDCKYFPAQTANIIVDGVYDKIRIKSNKWIEMACEEAKMSIEEEGGPFGAVIVQIDDDTNEVIRYWRNHNQVTSIGDPTAHAEVMTIRSACASLGVFNLAKIEKEQAKLPQQGKTSHCVIFSSAEPCPMCFSAVSWANIEHLYFSATRYDSAVQGVGFSDEAIYNELSKPYHQRKMKVYQCSAPNSLDAFNTWKVIPHIDY
- a CDS encoding SDR family NAD(P)-dependent oxidoreductase; its protein translation is MIEIDLKDKRVLVTGGSQGIGADICRKMAACGADVFINYNRNGQKAEELAREIEAAYNVKTGIAGADVSDSAQVKAMFLKMDKELGGIDILVNNAGIENVVHVLDMEEDVWDKIMNVNLKGPFLCSKEAGKRMEKTGGGVIINISSIHDTVPRKGLIHYCSAKGGLKMFSKCLSLELAESNIRVVSIAPGAITTEMNREEIAEFGKEKFENWIPQGRIGNVGDVAHTVAFMASELGDYVNGTDIYIDGAYMNHTIQYDPRPERKNK
- a CDS encoding extracellular solute-binding protein, with the protein product MSKKITLKGIAWDHPRGYEPLRATSKEFTKIYPEVTINWDIRSLKEFGDMPIENLIDTYDVITIDHPYMGQAYTNKLLLPLNEQLSEGVLKELGIQSVGASFKSYNYNGDLYALPIDAAALVSVSRADLVAKLNLELPKTRTGLLNFYQKVPNEYKVAWALCPTDLWCAFLTLCAQDSGGDFISEAGVDESIGSAVLRELKHHLKFAHPESINWNPIQILDSMGSDNTIIYSPYLFGYTNYSRAGYSKNILCFGNSPTNPKTKVSSILGGVGLAVSSKCEHPALAAAYVSYTAKAETQEGVYTKNGGQPGNLVAWKSEDNNKLCNNFFKDTLETMENAYVRPQYPGWNQFQEQGADILHNGIVKDISSDKLMKELNKLYQSIV